The Actinomycetota bacterium genome has a segment encoding these proteins:
- a CDS encoding universal stress protein: MGSAFERILAGTDGSLRAEEAVRQAARLASLTGAELEVVYVFDQSRPPGPFRDPSAPTAYADHALEEAGRIADKEDVEATLRVLVGDPAIMLVHHAQERWADLVCVGADAGLFEKPHLLGGVAVHVVRNAHASVLVSRAPEESLGMTFPGRVLCAVDGSDCSMEAVRTGAALAAQAEASFRLLHVVPVISGYGVGWTAVGEPSGFEPLSPAVEVAERMGLDPAREMALGRPAPVIAETARSEGVDLVALGSRGLHGLSRVLLGSVSEWVARHAGCSVLVTRKLSARR; encoded by the coding sequence ATGGGCAGCGCATTCGAACGGATCCTCGCGGGAACCGACGGGTCCCTCCGGGCGGAGGAAGCCGTGCGCCAGGCCGCCCGGCTGGCGTCGCTCACGGGGGCGGAGCTCGAGGTCGTGTACGTCTTCGACCAGTCACGTCCGCCCGGCCCGTTCCGCGACCCCAGCGCACCGACGGCCTACGCCGACCACGCGCTGGAGGAGGCGGGCCGCATCGCCGACAAGGAGGACGTGGAGGCCACGCTCCGGGTGCTGGTCGGTGACCCCGCCATCATGCTCGTTCACCACGCGCAGGAGCGGTGGGCCGACCTCGTCTGCGTAGGCGCCGACGCCGGCTTGTTCGAGAAGCCCCACCTGCTGGGTGGGGTGGCCGTCCACGTGGTCCGGAACGCACATGCCTCCGTGCTGGTGTCCCGAGCCCCCGAGGAGTCCCTGGGCATGACGTTCCCGGGCCGGGTGCTGTGCGCCGTGGACGGGTCCGACTGCTCGATGGAGGCCGTCCGGACCGGCGCGGCGCTGGCCGCCCAGGCCGAGGCGTCCTTCCGGCTCCTTCACGTGGTCCCGGTGATCTCGGGCTACGGCGTCGGGTGGACCGCGGTGGGCGAGCCCTCCGGGTTCGAGCCGCTGTCCCCGGCCGTCGAGGTGGCCGAGCGGATGGGCCTGGACCCGGCGCGGGAGATGGCCCTGGGCCGGCCGGCCCCGGTCATCGCCGAAACGGCCAGGTCGGAGGGCGTCGATCTCGTCGCGTTGGGGTCACGTGGTCTCCACGGGCTGTCCCGGGTGCTCCTGGGAAGCGTGAGCGAATGGGTGGCCCGGCACGCCGGGTGCTCGGTGCTGGTGACCAGGAAGCTCTCGGCTCGCCGCTGA